Proteins from a genomic interval of Aulosira sp. FACHB-615:
- a CDS encoding restriction endonuclease subunit S, protein MIKNKDELPELPKKWVWSQVSDIAEIIMGQSPPGDTYNQQGVGVPLINGPVEFGPDPFSKTIKSKFTTLPTKMCKEGDLILCVRGSTTGRMNIAGFEACIGRGVAAIRSRIYQEYLNIFIHFNEYQIYRLGTGSTFPNVSADILNKIVIPLPPLNEQRRIVAKIEALKARSQRVKDALEDIPQLLDQFRQSVLAAAFRGDLTADWREQNSNVEPASVLLERIRVERRRKWSEELYKKQKSVSKVKNYEPIKPDIDKLPQLPESWIWVTLDQLLFSLRNGLSKPPADELPGIPILRISSVRAMEVNINDIRFYRTENTDDLSNYFLETGDLLFTRYNGSRSFVGVCGIVPKIINDLLYPDKLIRGQLVDNLLSLPEYLELACNCGLSRSHIERHIKTSAGQQGIAGSDIKSMPIPLPPLAEQHTIVCAVKQEFAAIQNLASLTNSCLQDLQSLNQSILAKAFRGELVPQDPNDEPASVLLERIHAERDKLETKTTKKSTAKTSTRRTNSTQSQTEEPVQLELGLE, encoded by the coding sequence CCCTGTTGAGTTTGGCCCTGATCCATTTTCTAAAACAATAAAATCTAAGTTCACCACTTTGCCAACCAAGATGTGCAAAGAAGGGGATTTAATATTATGCGTGCGTGGTTCAACCACTGGGCGAATGAATATTGCGGGTTTTGAAGCTTGTATCGGGCGAGGAGTAGCTGCTATACGCTCAAGAATTTATCAGGAATATTTAAATATTTTTATTCATTTCAATGAATATCAAATATATAGATTAGGAACAGGCTCAACATTTCCTAATGTGTCTGCTGATATTTTAAATAAAATCGTTATCCCCCTTCCACCCCTCAACGAACAACGCCGCATAGTTGCCAAAATAGAAGCACTGAAAGCCAGAAGCCAGCGAGTGAAGGATGCGCTTGAGGATATCCCTCAACTGCTAGACCAGTTCCGTCAATCTGTCCTCGCTGCTGCCTTTCGTGGCGACCTCACTGCTGATTGGCGGGAGCAAAACAGTAATGTTGAACCTGCTTCGGTTTTACTTGAGCGCATTCGAGTAGAACGTCGCCGCAAGTGGAGTGAAGAATTATACAAAAAGCAAAAAAGTGTTTCAAAAGTTAAAAATTATGAGCCGATCAAGCCAGATATTGATAAGTTACCTCAACTCCCAGAAAGTTGGATATGGGTTACATTAGACCAGCTTTTATTTTCGCTTCGCAATGGTTTATCAAAACCACCAGCAGATGAACTTCCTGGTATCCCAATTCTTAGAATCTCATCAGTTAGAGCGATGGAAGTAAATATTAATGATATTAGATTCTATCGTACAGAAAATACTGATGATTTAAGTAATTACTTCTTAGAAACAGGTGATTTACTGTTTACACGATATAACGGTAGCCGCTCATTTGTTGGTGTTTGTGGAATAGTACCAAAAATTATTAATGATCTGCTTTATCCTGACAAACTTATTCGAGGACAGTTGGTAGATAATTTACTATCTCTACCTGAATATTTAGAATTAGCTTGTAACTGTGGATTATCACGCTCACATATTGAAAGGCATATAAAAACTTCAGCAGGGCAGCAGGGGATCGCCGGAAGTGACATAAAATCTATGCCTATTCCACTGCCACCTTTAGCCGAACAACATACAATTGTGTGTGCTGTAAAACAAGAATTCGCAGCAATACAAAATCTTGCATCTCTGACTAACAGTTGCTTACAAGATTTACAATCTCTCAACCAATCCATCCTAGCTAAAGCCTTTCGCGGCGAACTTGTACCCCAAGACCCCAACGACGAACCTGCATCTGTCCTGCTAGAGCGAATCCACGCAGAACGTGACAAACTCGAAACCAAAACAACTAAAAAATCTACCGCAAAAACAAGCACTCGACGCACCAACAGCACACAATCACAAACGGAAGAACCTGTGCAGCTAGAATTGGGGCTGGAGTAG